Within Zootoca vivipara chromosome 17, rZooViv1.1, whole genome shotgun sequence, the genomic segment GGGTTTGGTTTCTTTTTAGTGACAGTAATATCTTCGTCAgcgacacaggtggcactgtctAAGCCACAGaacctaaggcttgccgatcagaagttcggcggttcgaacctccgcgatgggttgagctcctgttgttcggtcccagcttctgcccacctagcagttcaaaagcacgtgaagtgcaagtagataaataggtatcactccggtgggaaggttaacgctgtttccatgtgctgctctggttcgccagaagcaccttagtcatgctggccacatgacccggaaaaactgtctgtggagaaacgccggctccctcggcctatagagcgagatgagcgccgcaaccccagagccgtccgcgactggacctaatggtcgggggtacctttacctttatatctttGTAACACACAAAGTAACCTTTTCTGCATTGTTTACAAAAAATATCAGGAAAAGGGGGTTAGATAAAATCGCTATAAATTGTTTTGATGATTCGGAGTTTCAATCTGAGATATAAGCCTCTCTCTTTTACATCATTGAATGTTTGTGTATgtattgcattattttattaatCCTATTGCTgcaagtttgtcatggcctttggctagaacaataaactacTGAACTGAACTGGCTACCCATGGCCCTTGAAGGTTAGCAGAGGCAGGGTCTTTGGCAAgcagtctctcccccctcccccgctttccCCCACCAGTACCAATGTTACCCATGACCTGGGGTGAGTTGGAATTTATAAGTAGGCCCTTCCACTTAGATGGGAGAAGCTTATTTGCCAGGCCAAAATGATAATTGTTGATTGTGAACAGCGCAGCAGCCAAGAGATGCCCAAAGTTGTGCCAAGCAGGATGCACTTCCTTGTGTAGTCagttccaccccctcctccccgctAAAAATAAACCCCAAAGAAGCTGGAATGTGAAAAGGTTTGCCACCTGTACATTTTGAAGCCTCGGTGTACTGAGAAATTGCAGAGTTCCATTAAGCCGAAACTGTGGACCCCTGAACCTAAAGCAGGTCTGGGGGAGCCTGTGATCCTTCTGatgttgggactccagctcccatcgtccTCTGCAAGGAtggacaatggtcaaggatgatgggagctgagctTCAGTGACATTCGGAGGATGACAAGTTCTGCCCCCCCATCCCCGTGCTTAGGTATCCTTGGTCCACGGTTCACCTACAGCTTGATGGGATTGTAAAGATTCTGTTAATAGAACATGCGTGTTTTAATCTAGGACTGAAACGGGTCACAGGAGGGTTCAATTCCAAGAACAAATGCGATGCCCGGACATACTCTTACATGTTGCCAACTTTTGCCTTGGCACACAAAGACTGTGACCTTCAGGACGACACGTACCGCCTGAGCACTAAGACGCTGGAGACTGTCAACAGCCTTCTGGCTTGCTACAAGGGGACGCACAACTTCCACAACTTCACCTCTCAGAAGGGACCCAAAGACCCCAGCGCCAAACGCTACATCATGGAAATGTACTGCGAGGAGCCCTTTGTGAGGGAAGGCATGGAGTTCGCCGTGATCAAGGTGAAAGGGCAAAGCTTCATGATGCATCAGATCCGGAAGATGATTGGGCTGGTGATCGCCATTGTGAAGGGCTTCGCTTCCGAGGCCATCATGGAGCGTTGCtggggggaggagaaggtggaCGTCCCCAAAGCCCCGGGGCTGGGCCTGGTTTTGGAGCGGGTTCACTTTGAAAAGTACAATAAACGTTTTGGGAACGATGGGCTCCACGAGGCCCTGGAgtgggtggaagaagaagaaaagattgctGCTTTTAAAGAGCAACACATCTACCCCACAATCATAAGCACGGAGAAGGAAGAGAAGTCCATGGGGaggtgggtggagacgctctccAACCACGACTTCAATTCCACTGTCTCGAGGGCACCGGTGGACAACAGAGATTTGAAGGTAACCccgttggtggccatcactgcattcCAAAGTTTAACAATGTGCAGTGTGAAGAAGTGTTTTTTTCCACCTGCCGTGTTTTACCATGAGTTCATTGTTTTTCCATGAGTTCAAGTTCTATGAGTGTGGGAGGAAAACCTCCCtggatccactttctccatgcattCTGTAATTTTTAAATCCGTGTTTATGAACGCCACTGACAGTTGTGCTTAcgctgtttctttctctcccttttccagAGTGATGATCCTGAAGGCAGCGATGGATGCGGAGATGACTCGGACTGAACTGAAATCCGCTCCAGAGGGCAGAAATATACCGGCACGTGGGTTGCCCCACACCATTCTGGGAAACTTCTGCTCGATAACCTTGGGGTCATCTCTCAACTGGTGGTGCTCATCTGCTTGGTTGATGAGCATTGCCCATGACGGAACACCAGGTCAagctgtgagaagagaagaaaaaggaccTTTAGAGCAACTCTGTCTACAGTTACTGGATGGGAAATAATGTCAGCTGGAGCCAATAGTGCATTAATTATGCTTTACAAAAGAATTATGTCATTTTTACTATGTCCAATGCACAATGGAAAGTAATTAATAATCGGACTCTTAAGACAATGGAAAGGTTTTTTAAAtatcatttccccctcctttttaaaatgaaggccaaaatttcttccttctttcttttgggCTTTTTCTGATTGTACTTCATTCCAGCTCAGCTTGCGGAAGGGGAGACAACCCCTTCCCTTCCTTAGCTTGCTATGTCTTTGCCTCTGGTGTCCCAGGAGACAAAATAGATTCTCTGAACAAAATCTGACTGGAATATCaaaattttctctttctctccttaaaAAAATGAGCTACTTGTGTCAGAGGGCTTTAAATTGTCTctggtttttgtttccttttttgaaaataaaataaagacttcTCGTGGCAcaattagaaaagaaaaatcatcCCTATGTTTTCTGTGTATGAAATAAAAGACCTTAAGATTGTGAGAAGagccatcatcctgttctcactgtggccagccagacTCTTGTGAGAAGCTTAAAACTAGGACCCGAATGCAACAATGCTcgctccacttgtgattcctaaaAACTGGTACCCAGCAACAcattgcctctgacaatggagggaGAACATTGACATGACATGTGTGTGTAATAATAGTAAGAATGGAAAGCTTTCCTGCCCTGATCCTAGGTCTGCAGTCATATAGTGCCTGGGTCAGTGACTTAGGGGTCAAAGTTCTGTGTAGATCTCCCCCTCCATGGGCAGAGAGGGGAAGTTGCATCTGGAGCGACAGGTGCCCCATCTTCCTTTATTTCATCACATGAACACCACACCAGCTTTAAAGTGGGATACGCGGTTCTCCTCCAAGTTAAATCGTTGCAACAATGCTGAGAGACAATGGCTGTCCCAAGGAGACTGTGAGCTTCCTGGCTTGAGTGCAAATTTGGACTCTGGTTTCATAGatcctagttcagcatcctaacTGCTACACTGCACAGGCTCTCAGTGGGATCTTGCTTCAATACTGGCAATGGGGAAGCTTCCTCCTTGACACCTGAAGGCAGAAGGCTTTGCACAAACTTTGTGACTGTATCACTAACTGCTAAGCTGCAGTGGTCATATACACAAAGCACTCTTACACAACCTGAACAGTCACCCTAAGAAGAATACTAAGAAccagtggtttcccccccccttaaaaatgtttagggctactctccttttcctactcgtattgaaatattgcccctcaatgaggccaaacttaagattcacaaaatgtttaggggtatgtgcccccccccagaaaaaaaacaactgctgagaactgtagtttactccacagtgctacagttcccaggattcttttgtaaGGCTTTAATATTGTGTGCTTTAAgattgtgctttgcatgcagccaAAATATGTTTTCTCATTTATATGTGCGACTTTCACTTCAGAGGAGGTAGGGATCTGTGTCTGAAAGTGAAGTGTGGTGTCGAGGTTGAGGATAGGTTTGCAGAGGCCCACGTTTAAATTGTTCTTTGGCCAGCGACTCCACTGAATTTTTTGGGGTTGGTTGCTATTTCTCAGCCTGTCcttcctcacagagttgttgtggagGACAGCAGAGTAGTTAGTAgtaaagtgggtgggtgggggattaGTGGTCCACCTTCAAAGTTTGCTTTTCAAAGATTTCCCAAGCAGCCTCACAataattacaactcccatgattctttctCTCTGTGAAATAGCCCTGTCAGTTGTTTTTCATCTGAATATATACTGCAGCGGCATTCAATTGCTGCCAGGTTTGTTTATTATGCATTAAAGAgaattataccccacctttcctcttaAGGAGCTCAAGACAACTTACATAGTTTTTAATAGATTATAACTATCTATATGGTTTCAATTGTATCAATGtctgatacttttttaaaaaaattgttctgtgtttttagcagttcttattttttttgtctGTAAGCAGCCTTGACTCTGTCAgggttcaaacaaacaaacaaacaaacaaacaaacatatgtatgtatgtatgtgataATATGGTTCCTATTTCTTCCCtcacccattttatcctcacaagaaccctgctaGGTAGGCTCAGGCTAACACTGAGAGAAAGcagctggctcaaggtcaccttAAGCCCAAAAGCCTTAATAGCTGCACCTCGTTGGTGTAAAAGCCAGTTCTGAGAGGGGGGATTTAGGGGGGGTGACTTGTGACGTAATACGACGTCCCAAACGTCATGGTTCATGGCTTCCGAACCGTCATGCATCTTGAGAAAGAGAACGCGCACCGCGCATGACCCTCCTTATTGCGTCCCTGCTGGGTTTCCGTACCCTTACTCGCGCGCCCGCCCCGCTATTTGACTGCTGAGCTTGTGATAGGCGGGCCTGTGTAACAGTCACTACCGCTTGTCCAATACCGCGAGAGCTCTCGCGCGGCGCCGGCCAGTGGCACCTTTAGGTCGCGCAGCCCCTCCTTCCCGTGTCAGTACCGTATATGTATTGTGGAAGGGGAGATCTTGCGCGCGCACCTCCCCATGGTGTCCTTCAAGTGGCGTCGCCCACCGTGGATCCTCCGCGCGGGGCGGTGGCAGGACAGACCAAATGCAATATTTCGAGAGGGGTGATCGTGTTTAATGGGTAGGTAGGCTTGGTGCAAGGGTGGGTGGGGTATTTAATGTTAGATACTGAGGTGGTATTAGCATATATTTGCATGACGGCCTTTTCTTTTCCCTCGGCAGGAAGGTGGGGGGACACGACGTCAGCAGTTGGTGTGGCGCAGGCTGAAGTTCCACTGGGAGAGTTTTCCCCCAGCCTTGCATTCACTACCCAGAGGACACGAAGTGACACAGAAGCGAAGACGTAACCTCTTCTGTCTTAATCAGGATCTCTGTTGGGCCTTCTGCGTGGAAAGCAGGTGCAATCCCACTGAGCTGCTTTCCTTTCTGCGTGGCGCTTTAAAAATGCAATAGGAGCAGGAGAGGTAAAGTGATTAAAGGAAGAGATCAAAGCCACATCTGTGTGCATGTGATGGTGGTCTCAGCATCTTTATTCCTTGCAGCATTCCAGTGTGGTGGTATCTAAACTAACAACGCTGAATTTtgaattgcatttttaatgcttgatgttttgttatgtttctgtatatgctggaagccacccagaatggctggggcgacccagtcacatgggcagggtacaaataataaaattattactattatggtAATATAATCTACCAGTACTGTGGTGGGTAATTAGTCCTGAGCGCCTGTTTTAGCACTTGTTTTCCTCTACCTTACTCCAGAGGCTCTCTAACCCGTAGAGTGCTTTGGCATTGCCTGAGGATATAGTGAAATCATGCTCATTTCCCTCCCCAGTAGGGTGCTTGGTTCCCTTTGGGGTCTACAATTTGAGCAAACATTCATCTGATGGTAGGTACTTACAAGACTTTGGGCGCAGGCGCGCAGGCATGTATACagattgtatacagtggtacctcggtttacgaacctaatccgttccggaggtctgtttttACACcgaagccgttcttaaaccgaggcacgctttccctaatgaggcctcccaccaccggtgcccttccactgtttgttgaccgaggtaaagttcacaaactggaacaatacttctggttttgcagagttcataacctgaatagttcgttaacaggagtgttcgtagaccgaggtaccgCTCAATTGGCAAATTATGGCAATGGATTGCAGCTTTACAGCATGCCCAACCTCTCTGTGAGCAAAATTGGGGGATGGGGCATGAGATCTGGGGCTTAGCACAAAAGCACTCATTAATAATTATCCCACATCTCTGCAGTTGGTGGTGCTTGTAGTGGCGACCATGTTGGCTGACAGTGCCTTTGAGAGTGTGGCGGGTTTAAAAGTTGATTGATTTATTTGATGCAGCTTTGTAAGGAAGCGCAGGATAGCTGATTAGCTTAAAGGCTAGCAGAACAATCTGCAAATAGGCTACTGTTGTGTGTTTCCATACTGGCTGCAGAGGAACGTGACATCCAGCTAAGTCAAACTTGGATAAGAAgaaccattgaaataaatgtgcttaaatgggtctactctgagcatgagtTACATCGTATACTGCAAGTGTCCCTGCCCAATCTGGTAGAGATGATATGatagtgaaaaagaaaagaggagcacCAGAGTAGCAGGAAAATTCAGGCACTAATACTTCATAGAGTATTCCCCAGTATCAACCGTATTGGGTCCTAAGATTGGCAGGGGCCCCCCTGATGGTGCTGCTGACACTGGATGTTGCCCAGTTGGTGTTGACCTATgtcagggcctttttggtggtggtttcccattttggaatgccctccctggtgaaACACATCTGTATCCCTCACTATTCACTTTCATGAGGAATTTAAAGATCTTCTTGTTTACCCAGGCACTGgatggctgaaagatactgttcctggcaaccatGAAAATGATTAGCTTCAAGAGTATGTGACTGCTTTTAGACAACTTTTTAAATTTACTTTTAATTGAACTGTTTTATCCCTTTTCTGTGTTCTGCTGCCCTAGGTCCCCATGGGAGATAAACTTAATAAACGAATACATAAAGTTAGTtatatatgtttattttatttattaaatatctattcttcccttcatttgaggataaaatgtcagtttacaatataaaaacacaaaaatacataccatagtaacaaaaagAAACAATACCCCACagttttaaagatttatttttatatggCGACAAAAAGATGTGGCGTTTTGATTTTCTATTCATATATAGTTAATACTcttctgttgttttttaaatattatttctttaggAACTTTGATCACAGCTGCGGTATCCATGCAGAAGAGAGATTGTGGCTCAGCATCATGTTCAGCCATAGCAACCCTATTTGTACGATTGGACTCATTCTGCAGTTAAGCCAAGTTTCCAACACACCTGCTAGAAATGGAACCTCCTGGAGGCATCTAAACTCTGAACTTTTTAAGTTTGTAAAAGGAACAAAGGTTTCGTTGAAGGAACCATTAGTGCTGTTCTTGTAATTAGCCACACAGCCGTGAATAATTTGTATGCATCTATGGCATTGCCTATTAATGTTCATATTTTTCATTCATCCACACTTTGTTAGATACAGtatttatatagatatagatacatatATAATTTTTGAACTTTAAAgctctttaattttttaatgctGTGTCTGATGTAATAGATTATTATTTGTTAATTGAATAAAAGTTAGATAGTTATTCATATTGAatattatattaatatattattaaataAAGCATACCTTTGCACAATTCTTCTTGAGTCTTTGGTATTTTCCTCATCTCATCCTGTTTATTAATATAATCAATAAAGCAGAACCTGTTTCATAAAATGAATCCATTTCCTGTTTTTGTCTTTGATTTAGTTAAGTTTTTCTGCTGATATAAAAATCCAAACTTTATTATACCAAGCTTCTAACGATGGATCTTTAGAGTATTTCCAGCATTTTCCAGCCAGTCAATACCATGATACCctgataaaaataagaaaaaacatTTCCTTATACAGTATAGGATGTGGACATTTTGGCAATTAAAGATTTGATAATGATGCTAATTTTGGAGCCCTCTGTATTTCCTTCTTTACAATAAGaccatacagtattttatttttttaaagatacccTGTCAAAACCCATGCAGCATATGTAGGAAATATGCCTCCCATCCCTTGCATCTCCTCCAACAAGTTTTGTGCCCATTATTCTTTTAAACTTCGGGCTGTTCCCATTGTCCCATTGTAAATGTTTGATGCCAGAACTTTcattgtacagtggtccctcgacttacgaagtactctaCTTACGAAATTCCGAGTTAGGAATGGAGggaaaatggccgcacgcttacattttttttgacatccaaaaggaaaaccattgcggtttagatggggttttctcgtcttatgaattttagatgcggtttacagtactcgacttacaaatttttccgtttccaatgcattcctatgggaaacagcttttttcgacttacaaacttttcgacctacgaatgtgcattcggaacggattaaatccgtaagtcgagggaccactgtaaagtcaaaagcatcaattgctCAAATGCTGTTAAAGTAGCCTGATTCCTGCCATTTTGGTTTGAGATAAAGAAAAGACTGATGTAACTGGGACCAGTTTGCTCATATTGTACCCAAGTTGACCTACAGTAATTTGGGAGCTGCCCCTTCAAACAGATCACGTATAGAAACTATGCCGCACATTTGCCACTGGCTTAAGTACTGAATTTTGCtcctccaaaagaaaaaaagtatttaaaagggAGTAACCTTTTAAATAAGCATGTAACTGAGGTAGGGATTATCTGTAGTTTCTAGATCCCACCCCCCTAAATTTGTAAGGTAAACTGCACTGCCCAGTACTTAGTAAAACCCACAGGGAGACTCACCTGATACCATAATTGTATAGTGTACTTTTTTTCTGGGAAAAAGTGCTGGAAATACCATAGGTATCCTTCAGTAcccctagaaaaaaaagcactgattatatacAGCTTTAGGTGCCAGGTTTTTGGCTCTGAATTCTGTGGCCTCCTTTTGAGTGGTTGTGAAGTTTCAatcttgcctttttttaaaaaaaaaagattgcctttaagatttttctttgtttttcttcgaTGCCGGTTTTGagttataataatgataataattttattatttataccccgcccatctggctgggtttccccagccactctgggtggctttgggTTATcacagtaaaaaagaaagatgaataaatccaataaataaaaataattgagaaTTTATTATTCTCCCTATTTTAGTGGATTGCTGTTTATTCATGTCCTTTCAAGTTGGATGGTTATTATGGATGATTACGTATTTTTGTATTTGATTGAAGTGGTGCACATCACACTCTTAAAAATTTCTGGCATTTATTGCTTGAGTTTACAATTAGGAATTAtagcagattttaaaaatggctatttcatagctgccaagttatcccttttttacagggattttcccttatgctgaataggcttcctcgcgagaaaaggaaaaacttggcagctatgctattttaatttttaaacccGAGTCTAAAATTATGCAGAAAATAACTAGTGCGCATGTACCAATTcagattctctctccccacccctctccccccttcaCGTTCCTTTTTATATCTCACTTTGGCGCATGCGCCGTCAGGGCCGTCCCTTCCCTGCGCCTAGAGAACGTACTTTACGTTCACGTTGGGCGGAGCCTCTATTCGCATGCGCATTTCTCTGAACCGAAGCCAACTAGTGGAGCTGGGAGGACGAGGTTGGAGTAAGAGCGCTTACCCGGGTTGACAGGCGCGACGTTCCGCGAATTGACCCTCACCGGCGCCCGTACAAACAGCGGATGCGCacgcttctctttttttttgttttgtttccccctcctcttcctccgccagtttCCTGTCAGGAGGCGGATGGCAGAAGCAGGGCCCGGCTCGGAGCGGGAGGGACGAGTTGGGGAGGCGCCTTGACTGGAGCGCAGCGGCCTGACACCTCGCCGGAGAGACAAGGTAGAGCCGGCCGGTCGGGGGAGTGCTTGGCGGCTTGTGTACGAGGGCCGAGGTGCTTAGGCCGCTCTAGGCCCGGCCTGAGAAGCGAGCCAGGCCTCGAACTCggaccttc encodes:
- the PUS1 gene encoding pseudouridylate synthase 1 homolog isoform X2, which encodes MAEELRTVASNQAKRLKSSCSNSNIEEAAEEVGKQEENGHETKRFKTSGEEVEDGVKRFPKRKVVLLMAYSGKGYHGMQRNVGNAQFKTIEDDLVSALIRSGCIPENHGEDMKKMSFQRCARTDKGVSAAGQIVSLKVWLIEDILEKINHHLPPHIRILGLKRVTGGFNSKNKCDARTYSYMLPTFALAHKDCDLQDDTYRLSTKTLETVNSLLACYKGTHNFHNFTSQKGPKDPSAKRYIMEMYCEEPFVREGMEFAVIKVKGQSFMMHQIRKMIGLVIAIVKGFASEAIMERCWGEEKVDVPKAPGLGLVLERVHFEKYNKRFGNDGLHEALEWVEEEEKIAAFKEQHIYPTIISTEKEEKSMGRWVETLSNHDFNSTVSRAPVDNRDLKSDDPEGSDGCGDDSD
- the PUS1 gene encoding pseudouridylate synthase 1 homolog isoform X1, whose amino-acid sequence is MHALLSRMPSLAWLGSGRLAAHSLGRPARGWRLNGMASCFAMAEELRTVASNQAKRLKSSCSNSNIEEAAEEVGKQEENGHETKRFKTSGEEVEDGVKRFPKRKVVLLMAYSGKGYHGMQRNVGNAQFKTIEDDLVSALIRSGCIPENHGEDMKKMSFQRCARTDKGVSAAGQIVSLKVWLIEDILEKINHHLPPHIRILGLKRVTGGFNSKNKCDARTYSYMLPTFALAHKDCDLQDDTYRLSTKTLETVNSLLACYKGTHNFHNFTSQKGPKDPSAKRYIMEMYCEEPFVREGMEFAVIKVKGQSFMMHQIRKMIGLVIAIVKGFASEAIMERCWGEEKVDVPKAPGLGLVLERVHFEKYNKRFGNDGLHEALEWVEEEEKIAAFKEQHIYPTIISTEKEEKSMGRWVETLSNHDFNSTVSRAPVDNRDLKSDDPEGSDGCGDDSD